The genome window TCGTCAGGCCTTAAAGGACGAAAGGTCCGAACGGAATAAAACAGCATCCCGCCCATTCCAGCCGAGCCTTTTCCCGGAAGCACTCCCTGCGCTCTGATCCCGCAAAATTTTCGAGCAGAAATCTTATGTCTCCGGACTTCACGCTTCTTTTTTTCCCGCAGCTTCTTCTGGCGCTCTACCCGAAGCGCTTCTCTGCCCGTGCTGCTGAACCTGCCGCCCTCGCGGTCGAAGGCCGCATCGAAGCGAGGAACACCTGCGCCCACGCGCACGGGATCCGTCGGGGGATGACGGAGGAAGAAGCCCTGCTGCGACTTCCTCCTCTGCACCTGGAACGCGCCCGGGCAACCGCTGCCGCTGAACTCACGACGCTGATGCTCCTGCTTGCGCGGCGCTATTCAAAGGAAGCCCGGCTCATTCGTTCTCCCGGATCCGGTGCGGCAGCGCTTCTGCTTCGCTGCGGGAGCTCAGACGGCGAAAAAGCGCATGCGTGCTTCGAAGCGCTCGGCATGAAGAATTTTTCCGCAACCGGGTCCACTCTGATGGAAGCGCTTGATAGAGCCGTCAGTTCAGCAAAAGACGAACTGGAAGCGTTTGATACCGAAGGCCTCGTGAAGCACGCCCGTGCTTTCGGGGCAGGCGTCCAAAGCCTTCCGGAACTTAAGGAAACTCTGGCGCTGCGGGCAACGCTCGATCCGGATACGAAGCCCCTTCAGGCGGAGCGCATGGCTGCGGCCATCGGCTCATGGGCGGCGGCTGAAGCCTTCAATCGACTGACCATAGAAGTCGCTCTTCGCGATGAAGCGGGCCGGCCTATCAGACGCTTCTGGGAGCATTCGCGCGTCTTCATCTTCGACGAGGACAACCCGGAAGAGGAAACCCGGGAGCTCGCCCACTTTCTCCTCGAAGCCGCTTCCTCAACGCTTCTCGGGAGCCTCTCCCTTCAGGTTCGCGGTGAAAAAAGAATCCGGCAGACATCTTCCCTCGTCAGGAAGCTCGAGGAGCGCTTCGGCTCGAAACGCGTCTTTCAGCTCGAAAGGACGGGCAGGATGCTTCCTGAAACGCTTCAGAGGCACGTGCCCGCCGAGACGCTTCGCCCTCGGGCGCACCAGCGCCCGCCGGTCAAAAGCGAAGCCGCCGGGCTTTCCTTCCCGACGGAGATCTTTTCGGAACCTCGCGAAGTACCGCTTGACCGCGGACTTCAGCCGGTTCTCGAGGGATCGCTCGCGCTCGAACCCGAAGGCCGGGCGATGAATGGTCGAACCTACTACCGCGCCCGGAGCACTCGCGGCGAGCGCCTGTGGCTCTACCGCGAGGACGCCTCCGGAAGATGGTTCCTGCAGGGGCGATTTGCTTGATTTCTCCTTGATGCGTTACGTCATTGGCATCAGGAGCGGTTGCTAAAATTCCGCACTAAAAATCCTGCAACCGAGACCTCCTCATGCCACGGCCTGTACTGCTTCACAGCTGCTGCGCGCCCTGCTCGAGCGCCATCCTTGAATGGCTCCTTCAGCACGACTACGCCCCGACCATTTTCTACTTCAATCCGAACATCTTTCCTCAGGAGGAATACCTCGTGAGGAAAAACGAATGCCAGCGCTATGCGGCAAAGCTAGGCGTTCCTTTCGTCGACGGCGACTACGACCACGCGCTCTGGCGCGAGGCGGTGAAGGGCCTTGAGAACGAACCCGAGCGCGGCGCGCGCTGCCGCGTCTGCTTCGGCGTGCGCATGCTTGCGACCGCCCGCACCGCGAAGCGCCTCGGGATTGAATCCTTCACGACGACATTGGCCGGGAGCCGCTGGAAGCGGCTCGAACAGATCCGCGAGGCGGCGGAAGAAGCCGCACGCCTGACGCCAGGCACCGCCTACTGGGACATGAACTGGAGAAAGGGGGGTCTCCAGCAGCGCAGGGGCGAGCTTCTCAAGGAAGAGGGCTTCTACAACCAGCTCTGGTGCGGCTGCGAATTTTCGATGGGGCACCTTGCCCTGCGTCCGATTGAGGAGATCCCGGTCTACGCGCGCGAATTCGTGCTGAAGCTCGGGGGCAAGCCTAAGGAAGAGGAGCCGCAGTCATGACCGCGCTCATCACCGTCCTCGGCTACGTCGCGGTCATCGTGATCGGCGTCTTCATCCGCGCGCAGGGGCTCGTTCCAAGAGATCTCGCGAAACCCGTGGGATTTCTCGTTCTCAACATCACGCTTCCCTGCGCGATCATCACTTTTCTGAACGGCGTTACGCTCCCCGTCGAGCTCCTCGCCACCATCCTCATTCCGATTACAGCGACCTGGATCATGATCGGCATTGCCTGGCTCATGACGCACCGCAGGCCTGACCGGGATAAGGCCGTTCCCTTCGCGATGCTCAACATGTCGAGCTTCAACGTGGGGACCTTCGCCATGCCCTTCACGATGGGGCTCGTTTCTCCGCTCGGCTTTCTCGTCGTCTGCCTCTTCGACATCGGGAACGCCATCATGTGCACGGGCGGCACCTACGCCTTCGCATTCCGCGGCAACGGCGGCGCACTGAAAGCTTTTCTCAACGTCTTCCGCACGCTCGCGCACGCCGCCCCCATCTGGACCTACCTCATTCTCATCACGCTTTCCTTCCTTGAACTCAAGGTCCCGGGACCCATTCTGCAGTTCTGCAAGGTCGTGGGCGGCGCCAATACCTTCCTCTCGATGCTTCTCATCGGGCTCTCGATCAACCTGGCGATCAACTGGGAAAAATTCGGCGATCTTTTCAAAATGATGTGCGTGCGCTACGTCGTCAACGCGATCATCGCAGCCGGCCTCTACTTCCTGCTGCCCTTCCCCCTTGAAGTGCGCCAGGCGATCGCCGTCACGATGATGTCGCCCCTTCCCGTCATGGGCGTCATCTTCACGATGAAGGCGAATCTCGACTGGGAGGCTGCAGCCAACATCAATTCCGTGTCCGTGCTGGTATCGGTGGCCATCATGTGCGCCATGCTGGCTGCGTTTACCGGTTGACGTTTCCCAAATTCCGAACCTCCCGGAGAATCCTAAAATATAAAGTTCCGATACCGGAATTCTCTCGGAATTTACAACAAAATGAATATCTTCCTCATTCTCTTCCTGGCGATTCTCGCCATTGCCGTACTCCTGCGCTTTCGCGTAATGATCGGCCTCGCGATTCTCGCCGCCGGCGCCGTCATGTGGATTCTGAACGACCGGTCGCTCGCAA of Sutterella faecalis contains these proteins:
- a CDS encoding AEC family transporter, with translation MTALITVLGYVAVIVIGVFIRAQGLVPRDLAKPVGFLVLNITLPCAIITFLNGVTLPVELLATILIPITATWIMIGIAWLMTHRRPDRDKAVPFAMLNMSSFNVGTFAMPFTMGLVSPLGFLVVCLFDIGNAIMCTGGTYAFAFRGNGGALKAFLNVFRTLAHAAPIWTYLILITLSFLELKVPGPILQFCKVVGGANTFLSMLLIGLSINLAINWEKFGDLFKMMCVRYVVNAIIAAGLYFLLPFPLEVRQAIAVTMMSPLPVMGVIFTMKANLDWEAAANINSVSVLVSVAIMCAMLAAFTG
- a CDS encoding epoxyqueuosine reductase QueH, with the translated sequence MPRPVLLHSCCAPCSSAILEWLLQHDYAPTIFYFNPNIFPQEEYLVRKNECQRYAAKLGVPFVDGDYDHALWREAVKGLENEPERGARCRVCFGVRMLATARTAKRLGIESFTTTLAGSRWKRLEQIREAAEEAARLTPGTAYWDMNWRKGGLQQRRGELLKEEGFYNQLWCGCEFSMGHLALRPIEEIPVYAREFVLKLGGKPKEEEPQS